The DNA sequence TTCGGCCACGTCAATAGAGCCTTGACGGTTCTTGATTTCCCAGCGTGACTCAGATCCCTCTTTCCAGAAACGGAGGTGTAGTATCGAATCCCCCACTTTGAAATTTTTCAATTCAATTTCCGGAAGCCAATTAGGCAGAGTCGGATCCACATACAACCGGCCATTAGGTGCGTCTGCCCGTAAACCGAGGATAGCCTGAATCAAATGAAAGATGCACCCTGCCGCCCAGGCCTGAGGGATGTTCGCGCCTTTGTATTGAACGGGAAAAGTCCCCGGCTGGCGGGAAAGACCGGCGTAAAGCTCCGGCAGGCGGTAACTGGCAAAGTAGCTGGCTGCCTCAAAAATGTCGCGGGCCACACGGCTTGCTTCTTCATGGAACCCGTAACGCTTAAAACCCATGGCGATAATGCCGTTATCATGTGGCCAGACAGACCCTAACTGATATTCAAAAGGATTATAGGCCGGATTTTTGCTGCTTAAAGTCCGAATGCCCCAGCCGCTCCACATATCCTCTTGGAAGAAGCGCTTTACAATCTTCCCGGCCCTATCCGGGGAAACGATCCCACTCCAGAGGCAATGACCAGCGTTGGAAGCGATGGTTTTGATTTGGTTCTTCTCCGGATCAAGCCCATAGGCGAGGAAGCCTTCCTCTTCCATCCAGAAGGCCTTCTCAAACCGCTGCTGAAGCTCAAGGGCTTCTTTCCGAAGGCGCGCGGCATTGTCCCGCTCTCGAAGAGCTTCAAACACCTCGGCCATCCGTAGTTTGGCGTCAAAAACATATCCCTGGAGCTCGCAAAGCGCCTTCGGCTGCTTCACCTGGGTGCCGTCCGGGTAAACCACCGCATCTGGCGCGTCTTTCCAACCGACGTTTTCGTAACCCAATGAAGAGCGGGTCTTGTACTCCTGGAAGCCATCGCCGTCCAAATCACCGAATTTGTCGATCCACTCCAAACAGTCGAGAGCTACGTCGCGGTATTCTCGGAGAAGCGCCGGATCACCCGTCCACTTCCAGGCTTCATGAAGCGTAATCAGATAGAGGATGGTGGCATCGGCTGTCCCGTAATAAGGCGTGTGGGGGATTTGCTTAAAGTGAGCGAGTTCTCCGAACCGCATTTCATGAGCGATCTTCCCCGGTTCGGCGTCGTGGTAGTCGTCTTTCTCTTTCGCCTGGTATTCGGCGAGCTTCTTGAGCGCCCCAAGGGCGAAGGGCGCGTGAACCATCATATTTTGAAGGG is a window from the Gammaproteobacteria bacterium genome containing:
- a CDS encoding trehalase family glycosidase, with product NATLSNSYNNQDFRRELIYRLLNSNSPAHYANGRITFDITLKPGESWHTCAYYILVEGEQIREPVYDCHALQDGDSKLDRLQSEWRSLVTQVTSANEDVYRAYTQAVEDMGALRIHDLDFSKNVWLPAAGVPWFVTVFGRDSLIVSLQNMMVHAPFALGALKKLAEYQAKEKDDYHDAEPGKIAHEMRFGELAHFKQIPHTPYYGTADATILYLITLHEAWKWTGDPALLREYRDVALDCLEWIDKFGDLDGDGFQEYKTRSSLGYENVGWKDAPDAVVYPDGTQVKQPKALCELQGYVFDAKLRMAEVFEALRERDNAARLRKEALELQQRFEKAFWMEEEGFLAYGLDPEKNQIKTIASNAGHCLWSGIVSPDRAGKIVKRFFQEDMWSGWGIRTLSSKNPAYNPFEYQLGSVWPHDNGIIAMGFKRYGFHEEASRVARDIFEAASYFASYRLPELYAGLSRQPGTFPVQYKGANIPQAWAAGCIFHLIQAILGLRADAPNGRLYVDPTLPNWLPEIELKNFKVGDSILHLRFWKEGSESRWEIKNRQGSIDVAEAPFTISAQSRTQS